One region of Flavobacterium pisciphilum genomic DNA includes:
- a CDS encoding helix-turn-helix domain-containing protein — MSTLTKPNHIGRKISRIRELKDMKQEALAQAMGTNQQAVSIIENSETIDEEKLIEVAKALGVTVEAIKNFSEESMINYFNNYYDNKGHILNSCSQLTFNPLDKVVELYERLVQAEKDKVDYLEKLLKGK; from the coding sequence ATGAGTACATTAACAAAACCGAATCACATAGGGCGAAAAATTAGCCGTATTCGTGAATTAAAAGACATGAAACAAGAAGCATTAGCACAAGCTATGGGTACAAACCAGCAGGCTGTTTCAATTATAGAAAATAGCGAAACTATTGATGAAGAGAAATTAATCGAAGTGGCAAAAGCCTTAGGTGTGACTGTAGAAGCAATTAAGAATTTTTCTGAAGAAAGTATGATTAACTATTTTAATAATTATTATGACAATAAGGGGCATATATTAAATTCTTGTAGCCAACTTACTTTCAATCCTCTTGATAAAGTAGTTGAGCTTTATGAGCGTTTGGTTCAAGCGGAAAAAGATAAAGTTGATTATTTGGAGAAGTTACTAAAAGGGAAGTAG